The following are encoded together in the Pygocentrus nattereri isolate fPygNat1 chromosome 3, fPygNat1.pri, whole genome shotgun sequence genome:
- the nes gene encoding nestin, producing MEIPSVRQLLPHIGEEKYQMLELNKRLESYLGRVKLLEEENQLLRGEIQALQRNRDTTGQIQTHEEALNLARREVQAAWMKKDRAELEVSNLVEEMEALNAQRQKERSAQAEAKGKLVEYKKMLEDEWRTQIWLRQQAANLEKEVSLQVQVHQEEMASLKSTSAVSKPILLAPQHGQTISLQGLGEEYSQRAAQAWQEAAGVYQRQVEQLEDSLNRARAQMAQINQEKKENQLYVQDLAKELESTKVKRELLEKNIAQLRERQNQELQQLQVQVEALESEKVDLGEQIGDLLVDTRDLLETKMCLGLEVATYRALLDSESLRVNSRSTRKTSVWTESLLEALSKPHGIHPGTQTISASALLSSPLTTSRSTTHSKANLMTPIGSWSLTRSTQDTLKTVQNGEKEEGISKGTATFHRTSIATSTRSLTGTGLVPFTPKNAHEEVSCTTAVSDCVVPPAVDEPDTIPSAHIKDDLQKTTLSIHVKEDLEEPTLSAHVKEDLEEPTLSAHVKEDLEEPTLNEHVKEDLEEPTLSAHVRKDLEEPTLSAHVKEDLEEPTLSAHVKEDLEEPTLSEHVKEDLEEPTLSAHVKEDLEEPTLSAHVKEDLEEPTLSAHVKEDLEEPTLSEHVKEDLEEPTLSAHVKEDLEEPTLSAHVKEDLEEPTLSAHVKEDLEEPTLNEHVKEDLEEPTLSAHVRKDLEEPTLSAHVKEDLEEPTLSAHVKEDLEEPTLSEHVKEDLEEPTLSAHVKEDLEEPTLSAHVKEDLEEPALSAHVKEDLEEPTLSAHVKEDLEEPTLNEHVKEDLEEPTLSAHVKEDLEEPTLSEHVKEDLEEPTLSEHVKEDLEEPTLSEHVKKDLEEPTLSAHVKEDLEEPTLSAHVKEDLEEPTLSAHVKEDLEEPTLNEHVKEDLEEPTLNEHVKEDLEEPTISKYVKDDLQEPTFSEHVSEDLQKILTENQSKARQDTSGPEKAALISLPAGHLSSLPQTPEGEASSNLHTENTKGSEDGEEEETEVSTEMAQISHAPMFSWEENDTAIPEEKDVVSELELESENTSENYMQESRRDNTLTDLKQLGEDSENPALRLYEQTAFHSIDAFSHDGKKNEIITWEGDAKESVSNIPGMESLDSAPEVERQSIERWEEMDMTEEIEDEAEVERCGTDEQECHHSDVELQEEETKSDSETEEIKMEVKKEEKVSDGEEEKEEEERNMDEDIAVIDENSANTGKEPIIQGSSALEVEVDLHRNSEHTEETTDLVVDTYQDDHLLVEDHAEEEQIQSDEDESLNISASWRTDLGEADSYNQENTLADTRPLIHYKSDEEADANTQVSHMGVSDSEEEREKYEEVLMWSQNITKRFDTMEDLSEQPENAYSDDVVLAESAQTVVEENIDEITKEDPVEPVSEDIIQGKITDVDINVDLLKDDTLVDLVENDFRNREESSQGVEKTEKKNQVLLVQEREENSGLEDWSQSFVSETEQHALPFEQPATGEDNIAITNDNTESCNMESFVQIKSEGEGESGVKTHSDYFPLVTDKPQLEPYQEQALEEESLEMSSTETTYSDVFPTESNLTEEQAFTKEEEDKQSNLFTHADFTDNLSQHSGLNSQPKSQTNIANSDLEESNSSEDESPNASQCSHLLSHAAMSTKLLDFSNTAKSGDASKHDSVSFTGLLEEVMKGRFEKDSIENYSTSQEAEWESVSQNKEEEQLSVDNSSSGMHGNNSSLLQMQEWEDMDHPDITGASNNILSGMTIKDNNKASEKEDIFQGSVLNEEPQTKEKENDLHSFFTSSIKEDIWNATKYEMAATFVSNESIDTTNTIHPNQSMNFEEDWGDLGSLKAANGKPEKEMSMSTAQSEEEEKREEQEMPQAKQLQCQDVKVGQVEAVQSDDSVDDGDSWSSGEE from the exons ATGGAGATCCCAAGTGTCCGGCAGCTGCTCCCTCACATTGGAGAGGAGAAGTACCAAATGCTGGAGCTGAACAAGAGGCTGGAGTCATACTTGGGTCGTGTGAAGCTGCTGGAGGAAGAGAATCAGCTTCTACGAGGGGAGATCCAGGCACTGCAGAGGAACAGAGATACCACAGGTCAAATCCAAACCCATGAAGAAGCCCTCAACCTGGCCAGGAGAGAGGTGCAGGCTGCCTGGATGAAGAAAGATCGCGCGGAGCTGGAGGTGAGCAACCTTGTAGAGGAGATGGAAGCGCTGAATGcacagagacaaaaagagaggtCAGCACAGGCTGAAGCTAAGGGAAAACTAGTAGAATACAAGAAGATGCTGGAAGATGAGTGGAGGACACAGATTTGGCTAAGACAGCAGGCTGCTAATCTTGAGAAGGAGGTTTCGCTGCAGGTACAGGTCCACCAGGAGGAGATGGCAAGCCTAAAGTCCACAAGTGCCGTCTCAAAGCCTATACTACTGGCTCCTCAGCACGGCCAAACCATCAGCCTCCAGGGCCTGGGGGAAGAGTACTCCCAAAGAGCAGCCCAGGCATGGCAGGAGGCAGCAGGTGTGTATCAAAGACAGGTAGAGCAGCTGGAGGACAGCCTGAACCGGGCCAGAGCTCAGATGGCACAGATCAAccaggagaagaaggagaatcAGCTATATGTGCAAGATTTAGCCAAAGAGCTGGAGAGCACAAAAGTCAAGAGGGAGCTCCTGGAGAAGAACATAGCCCAgctgagagagaggcagaatcAAGAGCTTCAACAACTTCAG GTTCAGGTGGAGGCTCTGGAGTCAGAGAAAGTGGATCTCGGAGAGCAGATAGGTGATCTGCTGGTTGATACACGCGACCTGCTGGAGACGAAGATGTGTCTGGGACTGGAAGTGGCCACTTACAG AGCTTTGTTGGACAGTGAGAGCCTGAGAGTTAACAGTCGATCAACAAGGAAGACCAGTGTCTGGACAGAATCTCTTTTAG AAGCGCTTTCCAAGCCCCATGGGATTCATCCAGGCACTCAGACCATCTCAGCTTCTGCTCTCCTCAGCAGTCCACTGACTACCTCTAGATCAACCACACATTCTAAAGCCAATCTCATGACTCCCATTGGTTCATGGAGCCTGACACGAAGCACACAGGATACACTCAAGACGGTGCAGAATGGTGAAAAGGAAGAAGGCATAAGTAAAGGGACAGCAACATTTCATAGGACATCCATAGCTACATCGACAAGGTCTCTCACTGGAACAGGCTTGGTTCCTTTCACACCTAAGAATGCTCATGAAGAAGTGAGCTGTACTACTGCCGTTTCTGATTGTGTGGTTCCTCCAGCTGTAGATGAGCCAGATACTATACCAAGTGCACATATTAAAGACGACTTGCAGAAGACCACACTCAGTATACATGTTAAAGAAGACTTGGAGGAACCCACACTCAGCGCACATGTTAAAGAAGACTTGGAGGAGCCCACACTCAGCGCACATGTTAAAGAAGACTTGGAGGAGCCCACACTCAACGAACATGTTAAAGAAGACTTGGAGGAACCCACACTCAGCGCACATGTTAGAAAAGACTTGGAGGAACCCACACTCAGCGCACATGTTAAAGAAGACTTGGAGGAGCCCACACTCAGCGCACATGTTAAAGAAGACTTGGAGGAACCCACACTCAGCGAACATGTTAAAGAAGACTTGGAGGAACCCACACTCAGCGCACATGTTAAAGAAGACTTGGAGGAGCCCACACTCAGCGCACATGTTAAAGAAGACTTGGAGGAGCCCACACTCAGCGCACATGTTAAAGAAGACTTGGAGGAACCCACACTCAGCGAACATGTTAAAGAAGACTTGGAGGAACCCACACTCAGCGCACATGTTAAAGAAGACTTGGAGGAGCCCACACTCAGCGCACATGTTAAAGAAGACTTGGAGGAGCCCACACTCAGCGCACATGTTAAAGAAGACTTGGAGGAGCCCACACTCAACGAACATGTTAAAGAAGACTTGGAGGAACCCACACTCAGCGCACATGTTAGAAAAGACTTGGAGGAACCCACACTCAGCGCACATGTTAAAGAAGACTTGGAGGAGCCCACACTCAGCGCACATGTTAAAGAAGACTTGGAGGAACCCACACTCAGCGAACATGTTAAAGAAGACTTGGAGGAACCCACACTCAGCGCACATGTTAAAGAAGACTTGGAGGAACCCACACTCAGCGCACATGTTAAAGAAGACTTGGAGGAGCCCGCACTCAGCGCACATGTTAAAGAAGACTTGGAGGAGCCCACACTCAGCGCACATGTTAAAGAAGACTTGGAGGAGCCCACACTCAACGAACATGTTAAAGAAGACTTGGAGGAACCCACACTCAGCGCACATGTTAAAGAAGACTTGGAGGAGCCCACACTCAGCGAACATGTTAAAGAAGACTTGGAGGAACCCACACTCAGCGAACATGTTAAAGAAGACTTGGAGGAACCCACACTCAGCGAACATGTTAAAAAAGACTTGGAGGAACCCACACTCAGCGCACATGTTAAAGAAGACTTGGAGGAACCCACACTCAGCGCACATGTTAAAGAAGACTTGGAGGAGCCCACACTCAGCGCACATGTTAAAGAAGACTTGGAGGAGCCCACACTCAACGAACATGTTAAAGAAGACTTGGAGGAACCCACACTCAACGAACATGTTAAAGAAGACTTGGAGGAGCCCACAATCAGCAAATATGTTAAAGATGACTTGCAGGAGCCCACATTCAGTGAACATGTTTCAGAAGACTTGCAGAAGATCCTTACTGAGAATCAATCAAAAGCTAGACAGGATACTTCTGGCCCTGAGAAAGCAGCATTGATCAGTTTGCCAGCTGGACATCTGAGTAGCCTTCCCCAAACTCCAGAGGGAGAGGCGTCCTCTAATCTACACACAGAGAATACAAAGGGGTCAGAGGatggagaagaagaggagacTGAGGTGTCTACTGAGATGGCTCAAATATCACATGCGCCGATGTTTTCATGGGAGGAAAATGATACGGCAATACCAGAGGAGAAAGATGTAGTCTCTGAGCTAGAGCTTGAGTCAGAAAACACCAGTGAAAACTACATGCAAGAAAGCAGAAGAGACAATACACTAACAGATTTAAAACAGCTTGGTGAAGACAGTGAGAACCCAGCATTGCGATTATATGAACAAACAGCTTTTCATTCCATAGATGCATTTAGCCATGAtgggaaaaagaatgaaattatAACATGGGAAGGAGATGCAAAAGAGAGTGTTTCCAACATCCCTGGAATGGAGTCACTCGACAGTGCACCTGAAGTAGAAAGACAGTCAATAGAAAGGTGGGAGGAAATGGATATGACTGAAGAAATAGAAGATGAGGCAGAAGTTGAACGTTGTGGCACAGACGAGCAGGAATGTCATCATTCTGATGTTGAATTGCAAGAAGAGGAGACAAAAAGTGATTCTGAAACTGAAGAGATTAAAATGGAggtgaaaaaagaagagaaagtgtctgatggagaagaagagaaagaggaagaagagaggaaTATGGATGAAGATATTGCAGTTATAGATGAAAACTCAGCTAATACTGGGAAGGAGCCTATAATACAGGGCTCTTCTGCCTTAGAGGTTGAGGTTGATCTACACAGGAATTCAGAACACACAGAGGAAACAACTGACTTAGTGGTGGACACATATCAGGATGACCATCTTTTAGTTGAAGATCATGCAGAAGAAGAACAGATACAAAGTGATGAAGATGAATCATTAAACATCTCCGCTTCATGGAGAACTGACCTTGGTGAGGCAGATAGCTACAATCAGGAGAATACACTAGCAGACACTCGTCCCCTCATACATTACAAAAGTGATGAAGAGGCAGATGCCAACACTCAGGTGTCTCATATGggagtgagtgacagtgaggaagaaagggagaaaTATGAAGAGGTCCTCATGTGGAGCCAGAACATCACCAAACGCTTTGATACTATGGAGGACCTGTCTGAGCAGCCCGAGAATGCCTACTCTGATGATGTAGTATTGGCGGAATCAGCTCAAACTGTGGTAGAAGAGAACATTGATGAGATAACCAAAGAGGATCCTGTAGAGCCTGTGAGTGAGGATATTATTCAAGGTAAAATTACTGATGTGGATATCAATGTTGACTTACTGAAGGATGACACTTTGGTGGATCTTGTAGAAAATGACTTTAGGAATCGTGAAGAGAGTAGTCAAGGTgtggaaaagacagaaaagaaaaatcaggtTCTCTTGGTTCAGGAACGAGAAGAGAACTCAGGTTTAGAAGACTGGAGTCAGAGTTTCGTCAGTGAAACCGAGCAACATGCTCTTCCATTTGAGCAGCCTGCTACTGGTGAGGATAACATTGCCATTACTAATGACAATACAGAAAGCTGCAATATGGAGTCCTTCGTGCAAATCAAGTCAGAGGGAGAAGGTGAAAGTGGAGTGAAGACACACTCTGACTATTTCCCCCTAGTCACAGACAAACCACAGCTTgaaccataccaagaacaagCCTTGGAAGAAGAGTCCCTTGAAATGTCATCAACAGAGACCACATattcagatgtttttccaacTGAATCAAATTTGACTGAAGAACAGGCCTTTACAAAAGAGGAGGAAGATAAACAGTCAAATCTGTTCACTCATGCAGATTTCACAGACAATCTTTCTCAACACAGTGGGCTGAACAGTCAGCCAAAAAGCCAGACCAACATAGCCAACTCAGACTTGGAAGAATCCAACAGCTCAGAAGATGAGTCGCCTAATGCTAGCCAGTGCTCTCACCTCCTTAGCCACGCAGCAATGTCAACCAAGCTTTTAGACTTCAGCAATACTGCTAAATCTGGTGATGCCTCAAAGCATGATTCAGTGTCCTTCACAGGCCTTCTGGAGGAGGTGATGAAAGGGAGGTTTGAGAAAGACAGCATTGAAAATTATAGCACTTCTCAGGAAGCAGAATGGGAGAGTGTAAGTCAAAACAAAGAGGAAGAGCAACTTTCAGTGGATAATAGCAGCAGTGGAATGCACGGAAATAACAGCAGTCTTCTTCAAATGCAAGAATGGGAGGATATGGACCATCCAGACATCACAGGAGCATCCAATAACATCCTCAGTGGTATGACTATAAAGGACAACAACAAAGCATCAGAAAAGGAAGATATTTTCCAAGGCAGTGTCCTGAATGAAGAACCTCaaaccaaagaaaaagaaaatgaccttCACAGCTTCTTCACATCAAGCATAAAGGAAGACATCTGGAATGCAACAAAATATGAGATGGCTGCTACATTTGTCTCAAATGAGTCAATAGACACAACAAACACCATTCATCCAAACCAGAGCATGAACTTTGAGGAGGACTGGGGAGACCTGGGGAGCCTGAAAGCAGCTAATGGGAAACCTGAGAAAGAGATGAGCATGTCTACAGCTCAatcagaagaggaagagaaaagggaAGAGCAAGAGATGCCACAGGCAAAACAGCTCCAGTGTCAAGATGTGAAAGTTGGACAGGTGGAGGCTGTCCAGTCAGATGACTCTGTTGATGACGGAGACTCCTGGTCCTCTGGTGAGGAGTAA
- the LOC108410777 gene encoding LOW QUALITY PROTEIN: asialoglycoprotein receptor 1 (The sequence of the model RefSeq protein was modified relative to this genomic sequence to represent the inferred CDS: inserted 4 bases in 2 codons) has product MEEEVLYSTVVFNRCDDAKPKAAELAEEVVYSEIKTNREAPSQSIPEPAADAVESHTASYRWATACLGLLCVLLLAGVVGMSVMNNTQVSQYSAILVXELQQLNVTYTTWQFNIAGVSQALKXNLTSDNCLLQALYTNESAAHWRVRAEKAALEKENAELAVQSDQLNTTLRFITQFSSFPVSAFCQSNNGEMYCESCRKNWIQNGSSCYLIYKGSEWRTWASSQKYCTEQGGDLVTIDNIEEQEFIRQNTPFYFDEYHGYWIGLHKKNGMWAWTTDTTLENGFWIDPPKQSDESCVLTKHSSNAQKSWKPVYCYMYNKWICEMRALEWPRKT; this is encoded by the exons ATGGAGGAAGAGGTTCTGTATTCTACAGTAGTGTTTAATAGATGTGATGATGCGAAGCCTAAAG CAGCAGAGCTGGCTGAGGAAGTGGTGTACTCAGAAATCAAGACGAACAGAGAGGCTCCATCACAAAGCATTCCTGAGCCTGCAG CTGATGCGGTCGAATCCCACACTGCATCATACAGATGGGCCACAGCCTGTTtggggctgctgtgtgttctctTACTGGCAGGTGTCGTGGGAATGAGTGTAATGA ACAACACCCAGGTTTCTCAGTACAGTGCCATCTTGGT AGAACTTCAGCAGCTAAATGTCACTTATACCACATGGCAGTTCAACATAGCTGGTGTCAGTCAAGCTCTAAA CAACCTAACCAGTGACAATTGTCTTCTGCAGGCACTGTACACCAATGAGAGCGCAGCCCATTGGAGAGTACGGGCTGAAAAAGCAGCGCTGGAGAAAGAGAATGCAGAGCTAGCTGTACAGAGTGATCAGCTAAACACCACCCTGAGGTTCATCACAcagttttccagttttcctGTCAGTGCATTCTGTCAATCAAATAATGGAG AAATGTACTGCGAGTCCTGTAGGAAGAACTGGATTCAGAACGGGTCCAGCTGTTACTTAATCTATAAAGGCTCAGAGTGGAGAACGTGGGCATCCAGCCAGAAGTACTGCACTGAACAGGGAGGAGACCTAGTAACCATAGACAACATAGAGGAACAG GAATTCATCAGGCAGAACACTCCCTTTTATTTTGATGAATATCATGGGTACTGGATTGGACTTCATAAAAAGAATGGAATGTGGGCCTGGACCACTGATACTACACTTGAGAACGG GTTCTGGATTGACCCCCCAAAGCAATCAGATGAGAGCTGTGTACTCACAAAACATAGCAGCAATGCTCAGAAAAGCTGGAAGCCAGTTTACTGTTACATGTACAATAAATGGATCTGTGAGATGAGAGCTTTGGAATGGCCAAGAAAAACCTAA
- the gpatch4 gene encoding G patch domain-containing protein 4 — protein MAVAMQEKGRGLRFAEQQLLRHGWEHGKGLGKGENGISEAIKVKVKCDKRGVGHKEGEQFTFHWWDHVFNKASSNLAVESGQDGVVLKKVEEEEEEGMISNKKPRKASLNKSSLYGCFVKSATLLSGQEHPESRSFSSDDSSSSDDEKLDLSSTTKLSDKALMKACGGRTAHKGARHGFTMSAKLARLEQQEQEFMAKYGKKMQTAKTTSQNEDPPCSTESSCMVAKTKHKKSKKKNLELLDNCAQEGDTSREVAQIHLNDATSKKHKKRSKEKPSEMPDVLVDNDETVNSEKKIKRDYFKNVMVPLEEVNGSILLDEDPTKTFEQCEGIVAAEMGETAHPLTGDRVSKKGKKKKKKHSKQRSALEEELSENNVVASEDLVDTKMSHGQEQQEKGSFVLQSECNSVPMKKKKKSSKSNREESLATELESPSILESSTIDMSITAENMETAAREREKSKSKKRKLQRGGSE, from the exons ATGGCAGTGGCAATGCAGGAGAAGGGCAGAGGGCTGAGATTTGCCGAGCAGCAGCTGCTCCGCCACGGCTGGGAGCATG GAAAGGGCCTAGGAAAAGGCGAGAACGGCATCTCCGAGGCAatcaaagtcaaagtgaaaTGTGACAAGAGAGGG GTTGGCCATAAAGAAGGTGAGCAGTTTACGTTTCACTGGTGGGATCACGTGTTTAATAAAGCCTCTTCCAATTTGGCTGTGGAGTCAGGTCAG GATGGTGTGGTGCTGAagaaagtagaagaagaagaggaggagggaaTGATCTCAAATAAGAAGCCACGCAAAGCCAGCTTAAACAAGTCTTCACTCTATGGATGTTTTGTTAAG TCAGCCACTCTGCTCTCAGGGCAAGAACATCCTGAAAGTAGATCATTCAGCTCGGATGACAGCAGCAGCTCAGACGATGAGAAGTTAGACCTTTCCAGCACCACCAA GTTGTCTGATAAAGCGTTGATGAAAGCCTGTGGAGGACGCACCGCACATAA AGGTGCCAGGCATGGCTTTACAATGAGTGCCAAACTAGCCAGACTGGAGCAGCAAGAGCAGGAGTTTATGGCGAAGTATGGCAAGAAGATGCAGACAGCCAAAACCACATCTCAAAATGAAGATCCTCCATGCTCGACTGAGTCAAGTTGTATGGTGGCTAAGACAAAACACAAGAAATCAAAAAAGAAGAATCTTGAACTCTTAGACAATTGTGCCCAGGAGGGTGACACCAGTAGAGAAGTCGCTCAGATCCATCTTAATGATGCGACATCAAAAAAGCATAAGAAACGGTCAAAAGAGAAACCTTCAGAAATGCCAGATGTTTTAGTGGACAATGATGAGACGGTCAACTCtgagaaaaagataaagagagattattttaaaaatgtgatggtTCCTTTAGAGGAAGTGAATGGATCCATACTGCTGGATGAAGATCCTACAAAGACCTTTGAGCAGTGTGAGGGGATTGTGGCAGCAGAGATGGGTGAGACTGCACATCCACTGACAGGTGACAGGGTGTCcaagaagggaaaaaagaaaaagaagaaacactCTAAACAAAGGAGTGCTTTAGAGGAAGAACTGAGTGAGAACAATGTGGTGGCCAGTGAAGACTTGGTAGATACTAAAATGAGTCATGGACAGGAGCAGCAGGAAAAAGGCAGTTTTGTGCTTCAATCTGAATGCAACAGTGTCccaatgaagaagaaaaagaagtcCTCCAAATCTAACAGAGAGGAATCCTTAGCTACAGAACTTGAATCCCCATCTATTTTAGAATCCAGCACTATAGATATGAGCATTACAGCAGAGAATATGGAAACAGctgctagagagagagaaaaatcaaaATCTAAGAAAAGGAAACTGCAGAGAGGAGGATCAGAATGA